One genomic window of Polyangium aurulentum includes the following:
- the typA gene encoding translational GTPase TypA has protein sequence MSRKDLRNIAIVAHVDHGKTTLVDHMLRQAGAFRENEVVAERVMDSNDLERERGITILAKNTSVRWKGVKINIVDTPGHSDFGGEVERTLMMADGALLLVDAAEGPLPQTRFVLSKCLERGFPVIVVINKIDRGDARPHEVLSEVFDLFCDLGASDKQTDFPHIYAVGKLGLAKRELEDQAKDLIPLFETVLEKVPGPEVNPDEPLQVIVCNTSHDDYVGRLAVGRIVRGTIRAAGDVVVVGENGKLQKGSVKALYTFEGLKRVTAESASAGEVVAIAGLEANIGDTIADPSRPEALERIVVEEPTIKMKIGVNTSPFAGKSKAAKFLTSRHLKDRLEREGRRNLAIRVEPTESPDTFLVLGRGELQLAILVETMRREGYEMQLSNPEVVTREIDGQVMEPVELVVIDVPETYVGIVTERLSSRRGRMVKMTNPGFGRARLEFRVPSRGLIGFRGEFLTATRGTGLLNTMFDGWIEWGGPMMRRPTGAIVADRMGVSTPYALHHLQPRGMFFIVPGVEVYEGMIIGEHNRPNDTDVNVIKEKKLSNVRNHGKDENVLLASPRLLTIETAMEWIDADELVEVTPDAVRVRKRELAVNRRERRSDAIEQAQAVE, from the coding sequence ATGTCCAGGAAAGATCTACGCAACATCGCCATCGTGGCCCACGTCGACCACGGTAAGACCACTCTCGTCGATCACATGCTCCGTCAGGCGGGCGCGTTCCGCGAAAACGAGGTGGTGGCCGAGCGCGTGATGGACTCGAACGACCTCGAGCGCGAGCGAGGCATCACCATCCTCGCGAAGAACACGAGCGTTCGCTGGAAGGGGGTCAAGATCAACATCGTCGACACCCCCGGCCACTCCGACTTCGGCGGAGAGGTCGAGCGCACGTTGATGATGGCCGACGGGGCGCTGCTCCTCGTCGACGCGGCCGAGGGGCCGCTGCCGCAGACGCGCTTCGTGCTCTCCAAGTGCCTCGAGCGCGGCTTCCCCGTGATCGTGGTCATCAACAAGATCGACCGCGGCGACGCGCGCCCCCACGAGGTGCTGAGCGAGGTCTTCGACCTGTTCTGCGATCTCGGCGCGAGCGACAAGCAGACCGACTTCCCCCACATCTACGCGGTGGGCAAGCTCGGCCTCGCCAAGCGCGAGCTCGAGGATCAGGCCAAGGACTTGATCCCGCTCTTCGAGACCGTCCTCGAGAAGGTCCCCGGGCCCGAGGTGAATCCCGACGAGCCCTTGCAGGTCATCGTCTGCAACACGTCGCACGACGACTACGTCGGCCGCCTCGCGGTCGGCCGCATCGTGCGCGGCACCATCCGCGCCGCGGGCGACGTGGTGGTCGTGGGCGAGAACGGCAAGCTCCAGAAGGGCTCGGTCAAGGCGCTCTACACCTTCGAGGGCTTGAAGCGCGTGACGGCCGAGAGCGCCAGCGCGGGCGAGGTCGTGGCCATCGCGGGCCTCGAGGCCAACATCGGCGACACCATCGCCGATCCTTCGCGCCCCGAGGCGCTCGAGCGGATCGTGGTCGAGGAGCCCACGATCAAGATGAAGATCGGCGTGAACACCTCGCCGTTCGCGGGCAAGTCGAAGGCGGCGAAGTTCTTGACCAGCCGCCACCTGAAGGACCGGCTCGAGCGCGAGGGGCGCCGGAACCTCGCCATCCGCGTCGAGCCGACGGAGTCGCCCGACACGTTCCTCGTGCTCGGTCGGGGCGAGCTGCAGCTCGCGATCCTCGTCGAGACGATGCGGCGCGAGGGCTACGAGATGCAGCTCTCGAACCCCGAGGTCGTCACGCGCGAGATCGACGGCCAGGTGATGGAGCCGGTCGAGCTCGTCGTCATTGACGTGCCCGAAACGTACGTCGGCATCGTGACCGAGCGGCTCTCCTCGCGGCGCGGGCGCATGGTCAAGATGACGAACCCCGGCTTCGGCCGCGCGCGCCTCGAGTTCCGCGTGCCTTCGCGCGGGCTCATCGGGTTCCGCGGCGAGTTCCTCACGGCCACGCGCGGCACCGGCCTCTTGAACACCATGTTCGACGGCTGGATCGAGTGGGGCGGGCCGATGATGCGCAGGCCGACGGGCGCGATCGTCGCCGATCGCATGGGCGTCTCGACGCCGTACGCGCTGCACCACCTGCAGCCGCGCGGCATGTTCTTCATCGTGCCCGGCGTCGAGGTGTACGAGGGCATGATCATCGGCGAGCACAACCGCCCGAACGACACCGACGTCAACGTGATCAAGGAGAAGAAACTCTCCAACGTTCGCAATCACGGAAAGGACGAAAACGTCCTGCTCGCGAGCCCGAGGCTGCTCACCATCGAGACGGCGATGGAGTGGATCGACGCGGACGAGCTCGTGGAGGTGACGCCGGATGCGGTGCGCGTTCGCAAGCGTGAGCTCGCGGTGAACCGGCGCGAGCGTCGCTCGGATGCGATCGAGCAGGCTCAAGCGGTCGAGTAA
- a CDS encoding metallophosphoesterase family protein yields MKFFHAADIHLDSPLRGLDRYDGAPADKLRGATRRALEGLVDQCIAEEVDFLLIAGDLYDGDWIDYNTGLFFVSQMARLREAKIRVLIVRGNHDAKSKILRLPEGVRELSTSKPETVIYDDLGVAVHGRGYARAETTDDLAASYPAPRAGLFNIGLLHTAAEGREGHARYAPCRVGDLVAKGYDYWALGHVHAREVLYREPWIVFPGNLQGRHARETGPKGASLVTVEDGRVKSVEHRVVDVARWAVCEVDASRAGSADDVLEGCRSSISRAVEDADGRVVCARIVITGASRAHAALVRDPGRWHGEIRGLANDMGDAWVEKIQLRTRTLADLDALASNDDPIGGLLKKLRWIRDDDHELEKLGKELSDIAGKLPQEFFQTDAAAKITEADALRRIVDELPDYLLPQLSGEGEGA; encoded by the coding sequence ATGAAATTCTTCCACGCGGCGGACATCCATCTCGACAGCCCTTTGCGCGGGCTCGACCGTTACGACGGCGCGCCCGCGGACAAGCTGCGGGGCGCCACGCGCAGGGCGCTCGAGGGCCTCGTCGATCAGTGCATCGCCGAGGAAGTGGATTTCCTCCTCATCGCCGGTGACCTCTACGACGGCGACTGGATCGATTACAACACGGGCCTTTTCTTCGTCTCCCAGATGGCGCGCCTGCGGGAGGCGAAGATTCGCGTGCTCATCGTCCGTGGCAATCATGACGCGAAGAGCAAGATCCTGCGATTGCCCGAGGGCGTGCGGGAGCTGTCGACGTCGAAGCCCGAGACGGTGATCTACGACGATCTCGGCGTCGCCGTGCATGGCCGCGGCTATGCGCGCGCCGAGACGACCGACGATCTCGCGGCGAGCTATCCGGCGCCGCGGGCGGGCCTGTTCAACATCGGCCTGCTCCATACCGCGGCCGAGGGGCGCGAGGGCCACGCGCGTTACGCTCCCTGCCGCGTGGGCGACCTCGTCGCCAAGGGATACGATTACTGGGCGCTCGGCCACGTGCACGCGCGCGAGGTGCTCTACAGGGAGCCCTGGATCGTTTTTCCCGGCAATTTGCAGGGCCGCCACGCCCGCGAGACCGGGCCCAAGGGGGCGAGCCTCGTCACCGTGGAGGACGGGCGCGTGAAGAGCGTCGAGCACCGCGTGGTCGACGTGGCGCGCTGGGCCGTGTGCGAGGTCGACGCCTCCCGCGCGGGCTCTGCCGACGACGTGCTCGAGGGGTGCCGCTCGTCGATCTCGCGCGCGGTCGAGGACGCCGACGGCCGCGTGGTCTGCGCGCGCATCGTCATCACCGGGGCGAGCCGCGCGCACGCCGCGCTCGTCCGGGATCCGGGCCGCTGGCACGGTGAGATTCGCGGGCTCGCCAACGACATGGGCGACGCGTGGGTCGAGAAGATCCAGCTCCGCACCCGCACCCTCGCGGACCTCGACGCGCTCGCCTCGAACGACGACCCGATCGGCGGGCTCCTGAAGAAGCTGCGCTGGATACGCGACGACGATCACGAGCTCGAGAAGCTCGGCAAGGAGCTCTCCGACATCGCGGGCAAGCTCCCGCAGGAGTTCTTTCAGACCGACGCCGCGGCGAAGATCACCGAGGCCGATGCGCTGCGGCGCATCGTCGACGAGCTGCCGGACTACCTCTTGCCGCAGCTCTCGGGGGAGGGAGAAGGGGCATGA
- a CDS encoding 3D domain-containing protein codes for MRTLALLVAACVSGAACVTVAGGTWVQGEEEAARSPEHRGWSKDRAPRATPEARAIEERPLDPLARPEAPEQPAEVVAIADSGAKGGSKGPAFRNGERFRNTYYDFPREGDGQKDAAIYDASCSLIANVTRDFHDSVCVQGSGRLGTGETVSFAKRDCTCAALCPRTGQKICFERLDPARFPTGRGALGKAITPLRTVAVDSTVIPLGTVLFIPEFRGLALPDGSRHDGCFVAEDRGMKVTGRQIDVFTGDPALTARLNAIVPSNQGVRVHADDPRCTARRL; via the coding sequence ATGCGTACCCTGGCCCTCCTGGTCGCCGCCTGCGTCTCGGGCGCCGCGTGCGTCACGGTCGCGGGCGGGACGTGGGTGCAGGGCGAAGAGGAGGCCGCGCGCAGCCCCGAGCACCGCGGCTGGTCCAAGGACCGCGCCCCCCGCGCCACGCCCGAGGCCCGCGCGATCGAGGAGCGACCGCTCGATCCCCTCGCCCGGCCCGAGGCCCCCGAGCAGCCCGCCGAGGTCGTGGCCATCGCGGACAGCGGCGCGAAAGGGGGCAGCAAAGGTCCGGCTTTCCGCAACGGCGAGCGCTTCCGCAACACCTACTACGACTTCCCGCGCGAGGGGGACGGGCAGAAGGACGCGGCGATCTACGACGCGAGCTGCAGCCTCATCGCCAACGTGACGCGCGACTTCCACGACAGCGTCTGCGTGCAGGGCTCGGGCAGGCTCGGCACGGGCGAGACGGTGAGCTTCGCCAAGCGCGACTGCACCTGCGCCGCGCTCTGCCCGCGCACCGGGCAGAAGATCTGCTTCGAGCGGCTCGACCCGGCGCGCTTCCCCACGGGCCGCGGCGCGCTCGGCAAGGCGATCACGCCGCTGCGGACGGTGGCCGTCGACTCCACGGTGATCCCGCTCGGCACCGTGCTCTTCATCCCCGAGTTCCGCGGCCTCGCCCTGCCCGACGGCTCGCGCCACGACGGCTGCTTCGTCGCCGAGGACCGGGGCATGAAGGTGACGGGGCGCCAGATCGACGTCTTCACCGGCGATCCGGCCCTGACCGCACGGCTGAACGCGATCGTGCCCTCCAACCAAGGGGTGCGCGTGCACGCGGACGATCCACGCTGCACGGCGCGCAGGCTGTAG
- a CDS encoding MBL fold metallo-hydrolase, giving the protein MRLKMWGVRGSIPTPGPDTVEFGGNTSCYEVRAGETLIILDGGTGLRLLGQELLREMPFEAWMFFSHVHWDHIQGFPFFTPAFVRGNNIHLFGGLNVSRTLEETLAGQMDYPSFPVHLSEMGANMTFRDLYEGEVVTLGRKQDVRVSNARGNHPNGVYAYRIEHEGKALVYITDSEHYAIVDPKLRKLSKGADVLIFDAMYTPEEYAGEVGGGPKTGWGHATYLAGCELAAAAGVKQLILHHHDPSQTDAMVREKERRAREIFPNTIAAREGMVIEI; this is encoded by the coding sequence ATGCGACTCAAGATGTGGGGTGTCCGCGGAAGCATCCCCACGCCCGGACCCGACACTGTCGAGTTCGGCGGCAACACGAGCTGCTACGAGGTGCGGGCCGGCGAGACGCTGATCATTCTCGATGGCGGCACGGGTCTGCGTCTGCTCGGGCAGGAGCTGCTCAGGGAGATGCCGTTCGAGGCGTGGATGTTCTTCAGCCACGTCCACTGGGATCACATCCAGGGCTTCCCGTTCTTCACGCCGGCGTTCGTCCGAGGAAATAACATCCACCTCTTCGGTGGTCTGAACGTGTCGCGCACGCTCGAGGAGACGCTCGCGGGGCAGATGGACTACCCGAGCTTCCCGGTGCACCTGTCGGAGATGGGCGCGAACATGACGTTCCGCGACCTGTACGAGGGCGAGGTCGTCACGCTCGGCCGCAAGCAGGACGTGCGCGTGTCGAACGCGCGGGGCAACCACCCGAACGGCGTCTACGCGTACCGCATCGAGCACGAGGGCAAGGCGCTCGTGTACATCACCGACTCGGAGCACTACGCGATCGTCGACCCGAAGCTGCGCAAGCTCTCGAAGGGCGCGGACGTGCTGATCTTCGACGCGATGTACACGCCCGAGGAGTACGCGGGCGAGGTCGGCGGCGGCCCGAAGACGGGCTGGGGTCACGCGACGTACCTGGCCGGCTGCGAGCTGGCGGCGGCGGCGGGCGTCAAGCAGCTCATCCTGCACCACCACGACCCGAGCCAGACCGACGCGATGGTCCGCGAGAAGGAGCGCCGCGCGCGCGAGATCTTCCCGAACACGATCGCGGCCCGCGAGGGCATGGTCATCGAGATCTGA
- a CDS encoding J domain-containing protein, with translation MIPKGAAPTAEGTLAQSPLLHLLVYLLDKALTGTVVLTAPNRVVSAVHFHEGTPVKARGPDGSVPADMAGLERTLLSLCALPAETRYGFYKDKNFLASMGRAEPVTCAPLAVIMAGARQTVGAPQVDATLQRIAGRPIGLATGAAPERFRLLPEERALLERLRARRQTLDELSKSSGVPERMVRSVIYAMTITRHLDLGVPSKPPVGIPPSAPDASAGRISQPGPRPNDQTYPFMAPPMSTPPGPPSPRPGSSGQTLPPSRSSSPGQTLPPSRSSSPGHSLLPPRAGEATLPPAGPVSERRRAEIEAKLGSIEREDHFQVLGVGREATSAEVRTAYFKLALVFHPDKLPRELNDLKPRVAGLFARVNAAYETLSDDARRAEYVLSLSRPAAAAREDEQDKVARVMTAVQDAKKAEILMRSDLAGAELLARRAAEGDPEDPAHRTLLVWIKAQRRGTPPPLEEGKTSPFYDDLIVELDAVLQKEPSYERALYYRGELFKRSGRADRALRDFTKAAELNPQNIDAVREVRLHEMRTRGKKGGGGRGDEGSGGLLGKLFKR, from the coding sequence GTGATCCCCAAAGGCGCAGCGCCCACCGCCGAGGGCACGCTAGCGCAGTCGCCGCTGCTGCATCTGCTCGTTTACCTGCTCGACAAGGCGCTCACCGGGACGGTCGTCCTCACCGCGCCGAACCGCGTCGTGTCCGCGGTCCATTTCCACGAGGGGACGCCCGTGAAGGCGCGCGGCCCCGATGGGTCGGTGCCGGCGGACATGGCGGGGCTCGAGCGCACGCTCCTGTCGCTCTGCGCGCTGCCGGCCGAGACGCGCTACGGGTTCTACAAGGACAAGAACTTCCTCGCGTCGATGGGCCGCGCCGAGCCGGTCACCTGCGCGCCGCTCGCCGTGATCATGGCCGGCGCGCGGCAGACCGTCGGGGCGCCGCAGGTGGACGCGACGCTGCAGCGCATCGCAGGGCGGCCGATCGGGCTCGCGACGGGGGCGGCGCCAGAGCGGTTTCGACTGCTCCCGGAGGAGCGCGCGCTCCTCGAACGGCTGCGCGCCCGACGGCAGACCCTGGACGAGCTGTCGAAGTCGAGCGGCGTGCCCGAGCGGATGGTGCGGAGCGTCATCTACGCGATGACCATCACGCGGCACCTCGACCTCGGCGTGCCCTCGAAGCCTCCCGTGGGCATCCCGCCGTCCGCGCCCGACGCGAGCGCCGGGCGCATCTCGCAGCCAGGACCGCGCCCGAACGACCAGACCTATCCGTTCATGGCGCCGCCCATGTCGACCCCGCCGGGGCCTCCGAGCCCGCGGCCGGGATCGTCGGGGCAAACCCTGCCGCCGAGCCGCTCGTCCTCGCCGGGGCAAACCCTGCCGCCGAGCCGCTCGTCCTCGCCGGGGCATAGCCTGCTGCCGCCGCGCGCGGGCGAGGCGACGCTCCCGCCGGCGGGGCCCGTGAGCGAGCGGCGGCGCGCCGAGATCGAGGCGAAGCTCGGATCGATCGAGCGCGAGGACCATTTCCAGGTGCTCGGCGTGGGCCGCGAGGCCACCTCGGCCGAGGTGCGCACGGCCTACTTCAAGCTCGCCCTGGTGTTCCACCCCGACAAACTTCCGCGGGAGCTGAACGATCTGAAGCCGCGGGTGGCGGGGCTGTTCGCGCGGGTCAATGCGGCCTACGAGACGCTGTCGGACGACGCGCGCCGGGCCGAGTACGTGCTGTCGCTCAGCCGCCCGGCGGCGGCCGCGCGCGAGGACGAGCAGGACAAGGTCGCGCGGGTGATGACGGCGGTGCAGGACGCGAAGAAGGCCGAGATCCTGATGCGCAGCGATCTCGCGGGCGCCGAGCTCCTCGCGCGGCGCGCGGCCGAGGGCGACCCCGAGGATCCGGCGCACAGGACGCTGCTCGTGTGGATCAAGGCGCAGCGCAGGGGCACCCCGCCGCCGCTCGAGGAGGGCAAGACGAGCCCGTTCTACGACGACCTCATCGTCGAGCTCGACGCGGTCTTGCAGAAGGAGCCGAGCTACGAGCGGGCGCTGTACTACCGGGGGGAGCTGTTCAAGCGCTCCGGTCGCGCCGACCGCGCGCTGCGCGATTTCACGAAGGCCGCCGAGCTGAACCCGCAGAACATCGACGCCGTGCGCGAGGTGCGGCTGCACGAGATGCGGACGCGGGGGAAAAAGGGCGGAGGCGGGCGCGGCGACGAGGGGAGCGGCGGGCTGCTCGGCAAGCTGTTCAAGCGGTGA
- a CDS encoding hotdog fold thioesterase: MDLSILRQVAEELIPFNKVLGIRVETMERGAVTFSLPFRDELIGDPMKRALHGGVISAVSDAAGGFAVWTALEHAEARVSTVDLRIDYLRPGRPEAVLFSATMTRVGGRLGWADVRVYHPGAERDLVATARGVYAIKVPKHTRAE; the protein is encoded by the coding sequence ATGGATTTGTCGATTTTGCGTCAGGTAGCGGAGGAGCTCATCCCGTTCAACAAGGTGCTCGGCATCCGGGTCGAGACCATGGAGCGCGGGGCGGTGACGTTCTCGCTGCCCTTCCGCGACGAGCTCATCGGCGATCCGATGAAGCGCGCGCTGCACGGGGGCGTGATCAGCGCCGTCTCCGACGCGGCGGGGGGCTTCGCGGTCTGGACCGCGCTCGAGCACGCCGAGGCGCGCGTGTCGACCGTCGACCTGCGCATCGATTACCTGCGGCCCGGCCGGCCGGAGGCGGTGCTGTTCTCCGCGACGATGACGCGGGTGGGAGGGCGGCTCGGCTGGGCGGACGTGCGCGTCTACCACCCGGGCGCCGAGCGCGATCTCGTGGCCACGGCCCGCGGGGTGTACGCGATCAAGGTCCCCAAGCACACGCGCGCCGAGTGA
- a CDS encoding S41 family peptidase — MGRRLVRRGTTIVAGALAAGLLARAPVEPPLQAVRGVALWSLRTLDVADEEAISGECGSSAGGGLVLPSGAPAALSCEAARTIVSQARTNLAAPVSGVDAAKFADGTADWLDPHGMWSVAPDAPVSPLLHREAERLLGDLEAAPGSGPCAVPLAVGDALAAWTKTLRRVFDESLEEALRPDRPAHRAPAEVWRVAASTPFEDGPITRSGKELARELGREVGLLRAAYGEGLDPFVGAARDRLLPDLSPEAWSRVVIAAAVRAYVPQLDAHGAWAPLEEEISIYDLGLETNPPVRLWSEMTRTALGVRIDHGALAPLADGDLVLAVRGVPLAGMSVEQAEQISIVADEAQSAPTPVTVLRAHAPAPIELSVRPPAARTAGPPPEAPELPVDLVRFADGRAAVVAIPDVPDDLGDRVGAAIARARAATDVRGIVLDMRANGGGSTDGAIAALGHFLPGAALFPMRRRDGGIEVERAPEIPPEERWNGPLAVLVDGDSASAAEMIAGAIGSYRRGVVIGDRTYGKGCAQEYLDDEAHAGVLRLTTLLFCLPDGAPVQKVGIAPQLALSLPPATEREARLTRALEPWRGPDVRDAALMRDVPWSAHGGRVGPCRDETVCRALRALGAAPAASR, encoded by the coding sequence GTGGGTAGGCGTCTCGTCAGAAGGGGCACGACCATCGTCGCGGGTGCTTTGGCCGCAGGGCTGCTCGCGCGCGCACCCGTCGAGCCACCTCTGCAAGCGGTGCGCGGCGTGGCCCTGTGGTCGCTGCGCACCCTCGACGTCGCCGATGAGGAGGCGATCAGCGGCGAATGCGGGTCCTCGGCGGGCGGCGGGCTCGTGCTCCCGAGCGGCGCGCCGGCGGCGCTGTCGTGCGAGGCGGCGCGGACCATCGTCTCCCAGGCGAGGACGAACCTCGCCGCCCCCGTGAGCGGCGTCGACGCCGCAAAGTTTGCCGATGGCACCGCGGACTGGCTCGACCCCCACGGCATGTGGTCCGTGGCGCCGGACGCGCCGGTGTCGCCGCTCCTGCACCGGGAGGCGGAGCGCTTGCTCGGCGACCTCGAGGCTGCCCCGGGGTCCGGGCCCTGCGCCGTTCCCCTCGCCGTGGGCGACGCGCTCGCGGCATGGACGAAGACTTTGCGCCGTGTCTTCGACGAGAGCCTCGAGGAGGCCCTGCGCCCCGACCGGCCGGCGCACCGGGCGCCCGCGGAGGTCTGGCGCGTCGCGGCCTCGACGCCCTTCGAGGACGGGCCCATCACGCGCAGCGGCAAGGAGCTGGCGCGCGAGCTCGGCCGTGAGGTCGGCCTGCTCCGGGCCGCGTATGGCGAGGGGCTCGATCCGTTCGTGGGCGCGGCGCGCGACAGGCTCTTGCCGGACCTGTCGCCCGAGGCGTGGTCGCGCGTGGTCATCGCGGCGGCCGTGCGCGCGTACGTGCCCCAGCTCGACGCGCATGGCGCGTGGGCGCCGCTCGAGGAGGAGATCTCGATCTACGACCTCGGCCTCGAAACGAACCCGCCCGTCCGGCTCTGGTCGGAGATGACGCGGACGGCGCTCGGGGTGCGCATCGATCATGGCGCGCTCGCGCCTCTCGCGGACGGCGACCTCGTGCTCGCGGTGCGGGGCGTGCCGCTCGCGGGCATGAGCGTGGAGCAGGCCGAGCAGATCTCGATCGTGGCGGACGAGGCCCAGAGCGCGCCCACGCCGGTGACCGTGCTGCGGGCCCACGCGCCGGCGCCCATCGAGCTTTCGGTGCGGCCTCCTGCGGCGCGCACGGCAGGTCCGCCGCCCGAGGCGCCCGAGCTCCCGGTCGACCTCGTGCGCTTCGCGGATGGGCGCGCGGCGGTGGTGGCGATCCCGGACGTGCCCGACGATCTGGGCGATCGGGTGGGCGCGGCGATCGCGCGGGCGCGGGCGGCGACGGATGTGCGGGGCATCGTGCTCGACATGCGCGCCAACGGCGGCGGATCGACGGATGGAGCGATCGCGGCGCTCGGCCACTTCCTGCCAGGCGCTGCGCTGTTTCCGATGCGGCGGCGCGACGGCGGCATCGAGGTGGAGCGCGCGCCCGAGATTCCGCCCGAGGAGCGCTGGAACGGGCCGCTCGCGGTGCTCGTCGACGGCGACTCGGCGAGCGCGGCGGAGATGATCGCGGGCGCCATCGGCAGCTATCGCCGCGGCGTGGTGATAGGCGATCGCACCTACGGCAAGGGCTGCGCGCAGGAGTACCTCGACGACGAGGCGCACGCGGGCGTCTTGCGCTTGACCACGCTTCTCTTCTGCTTGCCCGACGGGGCGCCGGTGCAGAAGGTGGGCATTGCGCCGCAGCTCGCGCTGTCGTTGCCGCCGGCGACCGAGCGCGAGGCGCGCCTGACGCGGGCGCTCGAGCCGTGGCGCGGGCCCGACGTGCGGGATGCGGCGCTCATGCGCGACGTCCCCTGGTCGGCGCATGGTGGCCGGGTCGGGCCCTGCCGCGATGAGACAGTGTGCCGCGCGCTGCGCGCCCTCGGCGCGGCGCCGGCGGCCTCGCGCTGA
- a CDS encoding sigma-70 family RNA polymerase sigma factor: MGITAGRAAAVSTYRSESEKRAQLSPELEQKLTLRWRNGDRDAGQQIIEACLPFVMTIALEYRRWGVPMEDLVQEGNIGLLKAAERFDPARGCRLVTYAAYWIRAEIREYVARGYRIVRLGSSKSERRVLRIYRRTHERDPDVLAQQSGLPRERVVALLPLLMSRDVSLDRMTPEGDAPLDRLASSMPSPEEQACRGDEQEQVSRALRQIVDELSPREQRIAHTRWLTDQPATLEQLGESFGVSKERVRQLEERAKKHVRQRLSELMPRSA, from the coding sequence ATGGGCATCACCGCAGGCCGAGCTGCTGCAGTTTCCACGTATCGGAGCGAGTCGGAGAAGCGCGCGCAGCTCTCGCCCGAGCTGGAGCAAAAGCTCACCCTGCGCTGGCGCAACGGCGACCGCGACGCGGGGCAGCAGATCATCGAAGCCTGCCTGCCGTTCGTGATGACCATCGCGCTCGAGTACCGCCGCTGGGGCGTGCCGATGGAGGACCTCGTGCAGGAGGGCAACATCGGCCTGCTCAAAGCAGCCGAGCGCTTCGACCCCGCGCGCGGCTGCCGCCTCGTCACGTACGCGGCCTACTGGATCCGCGCCGAGATCCGCGAGTACGTGGCGCGCGGCTACCGGATCGTGCGGCTCGGCTCGTCGAAGAGCGAGCGGCGCGTGCTGCGCATCTACCGCCGCACGCACGAGCGAGACCCGGACGTCCTGGCCCAGCAGAGCGGCCTGCCGCGCGAGCGGGTGGTGGCGCTGCTGCCCCTGCTGATGTCGCGCGACGTGAGCCTCGACCGCATGACGCCCGAAGGCGACGCGCCGCTCGACCGCCTCGCCTCGTCGATGCCCTCGCCCGAGGAGCAAGCGTGCCGAGGGGACGAACAGGAGCAGGTCTCGCGCGCGCTGCGGCAGATCGTCGACGAGCTGTCCCCGCGCGAACAGCGCATCGCGCACACGCGCTGGCTGACCGACCAGCCCGCGACGCTCGAGCAGCTCGGCGAGAGTTTCGGTGTCAGCAAGGAGCGCGTCCGCCAGCTCGAGGAGCGCGCCAAGAAGCACGTGCGCCAGCGTTTGTCGGAGCTGATGCCGCGCAGCGCGTAG
- a CDS encoding YdcF family protein produces the protein MGQRADAIVVLGCRVLPSGRLTTAAARRAATAADAFLKGFAPHIVTSGGRRWGAQIEAEALRQELVRAGVPDEAVTRELWSLTTHENAIFSASVLRRMEAQRVLVVTCAWHMNRALQNFRAAGVDALPLPSAGVRAGALRTAYRSGHEIVCTWLDARAMQRAHALVRGMPATTKGSSTP, from the coding sequence ATGGGACAGCGCGCGGATGCCATCGTCGTCCTCGGGTGCCGAGTCCTGCCCTCAGGCCGCCTCACGACCGCCGCCGCACGCAGGGCCGCGACCGCCGCCGATGCCTTCTTGAAAGGTTTTGCTCCCCACATCGTCACCAGCGGGGGGCGTCGCTGGGGCGCGCAGATCGAGGCCGAGGCCTTGCGCCAGGAGCTGGTCCGTGCCGGCGTGCCCGACGAGGCCGTCACCCGTGAGCTGTGGTCGCTCACGACGCACGAGAACGCGATCTTCTCGGCCTCGGTGCTGCGGCGGATGGAGGCGCAGCGCGTGCTCGTGGTGACGTGCGCCTGGCACATGAACCGCGCGCTGCAGAACTTTCGCGCCGCGGGCGTCGACGCGCTCCCGCTGCCCTCCGCAGGCGTGCGCGCAGGGGCGCTGCGCACCGCGTACCGAAGCGGACACGAGATCGTCTGCACGTGGCTCGACGCGCGCGCGATGCAGCGCGCCCACGCGCTCGTCCGAGGCATGCCGGCGACCACGAAGGGAAGCTCGACGCCGTGA